TCTTGATGGTGAACCCCCGGATGTCGGAGCCATCCGCATCCGTGGTAAAGGTAACCACCGTCCCCTCTTTCTTCCCATCGATGATGGTGGTGTTCCTCTCCTCACCGACAAGATAGAGCTGTTTGTCCACCGTTATCCTCTCCTGATATGTACCCACTGATACATCGATATGTTGCCCTTCACTTGCTGCATCTATCGCCTCCTGGATGGTGTCGAACCCCTCTCCCGTCTCCCTTATTACCACCGGCTTTTCGACCACACTACTGGTGCTACTGCTGGTTGTGGTCGTAGAGGTGCTGGTAGTAGTGCTGGTAGTAGGAGCAGAAGGAGAGCTTTGCTTGCAGGAGATGAGAAGCAAGATAACAAAAAGAAAAAGGAAAAAATACACTCTCTTCATTATCTTAATCTCCTTTTTGTTTCCCACAGTCAAATAGCAGTATATAATTTTCTCCTCCTTTTTTCAAACAAAATATACCTTTTTCTAAAAGATGTATTTTATTTAGTTTTGAGCTTCACGAGTTTCAACTTCGCCAAATCGGTGAGAAAACGCTTGACGAAGGAGATATCGGTCTCCCCGAACTCGGCAGAGACGGCGTTTCTTATGAAGAGGAGACTCCGTTTCCCGTTTATGAAGTTCAGTATCTCATACATCTTGGCGCTCATCTTCCCGTCTTTCATCCGGTATTCCCGATAGAAGCGGTATTCTTCAGGAGGGAGATTTTCCTCGAGGAAGTAGTAGGGAAGGGGACCGCGGAATAGCCTTACCGGGATTATCCTTTTCGCCTCCTTTTCCTCTTTGGTTGAGGTGTATCTCGCCGTTTTTATATTATTCAGTACGCATACGGTGCGATAGGCGGTATCGAGCCGTTCCTTCTGCCACCCTACCCAGAGGTGGAAGGTGGGGATTATCTTCTCCACCATCATCCTCGCTCTTTCTGAGCAGGTGAGAGTGGAGGCAGATTTTATCGTTTCCTCCTCCTTCATCCCTCTAAATTCGATCCGATTTACAAGCTGGTGGTAGATCCTCGCCAGCTCCTCAGGTGATGGCTTTTTCCTTCCCGCGGTAAATAGCTCCGTTATCGCCTCACCGGTTGCTTTGGCGAGGCGGGCTGCTCCCTGCTCACTTATGTAATGGGCGAGGGCGAGTGCCTCGGTGTCGCCAGCGTTCGCTATGAAGTAGGCGGATAAGGTGGAGGCAGCTCCTACCCGTTTGAGCTCGGTTGGGTCCACCATCTCCACGGTATCCATACTTGAATGATGGAAGGGATCCCGGGCATGCCCCAGCATCACCGTGGGAACGCCGATAGTGGGATCGGATAGGGGCTCGTGGTCACTTCCGCCGTAGTATTCCGAGATACGATAATTCATCGGTAGCCTTGAACCACGAGGGGAAAAGAGGGAAGTAGCATCAGCCAGGGAAAAGGCGTAAGCTACCACATCGTTTACATAGCTCGGTGCGGAGAAAGGCGTTTCGGTGAGGACGAGGATGGAACCCGTTTTTCCCAGATCCTCCCCCACCATATCGAGGTTGAGCCCCGCTATCCCCTTCTTGCCAAACTCCGGATGTTTTGCCAGATAAGCCATTGTGCCGTGGTATTCGGGCACCCAGAGGAAGCGGATCGTCCTTCTCGGTCTTTCTATCTCGCCCCTATTGATTAAGGCGATCAGGGTCCGGGCGACCTCAAGCATCGAGGCTGAGCCAGAGGCGTTATCGTTTGCCCCGGGGCGGTAGTGGTCGAGATGACCTATCACTATCACCTCTTTATCGGGAAGCTCCCTTCCTTTGATGATTCCGGTTACTACAGGCATCTTCCCATCGAATAGCTCGGCATCTACCTTGGCGTGAAGGACTACTCTTTTGCCGGAGGCGAGGAGTCTCCTTATCTCCCGCGCTTCCCTTTCCGAAAGGGCGAAGCCAAAGCCCGCTTTCGCTCGCTCCTCGCCTTTTGGCATAAGCCGGTGCATCTCGAAGAGATCGGGGAAGGTCAGCCTATCCTCCCTTCCCGAGGGAGCACAGACCACCCCTACCGCTCCCCGCCTTATCACCGCCTCTCGATGGACAGTCCCCCCAGGACCGGTGGCGAGGACGATCTTCCCCTTCACATCCTTTCCCTCATAGTCGGAGGGTGATGTCCCCCTGCCCACATCGATGAGTTCAGCGGTCACATCCGCCTTGTTGCTGTAAGGCATTAGGGAGACCGCGATGTCGGAGAAGCGACAAAGTAGCTTCTCATAAGGTTTCACCATTCTGAACTCCGCCCCTTTAACCCGCCAACCGACCGGAGAGCGCCAGCGGAGGTAGGTCTTGTAGCCATCGGCTAAGAAGTACTCTACCTTTACCTCCTCAAGCCCATACTCCTTAGCCCGGGCGACGACATAATTGACGGCGGCATCGTACTCCGGTCCTCCCCCTCGGATGCGGTGGTAGAGGCTTATGTTGAGCACATGGTATTTGGCGAGCTCACCTGAGTACTCCTCGGCTATCTTCTTCCACAGCTCCCCCTCGATCAGTTTTCCCTGAAACCCGATGAGGGAAAAGGGAAGGAGAATAAGGAGAAAAGCGGAAAGAAGAGATACCCTTTTCATCTTTCTCTCCTTGTTTGGATTAATAATTAAGTTAGAGGAATGTTATAGCACAAACCACCTTCGGGGTAAAGAGGGAGTTGGTTGACAAGAAAAGAGAGATGAGCTAACCTCTTAATTACGATGGAGAAAGAAAAAGGCTATACTTTAGCTGCTTTGATGGTCATCGTAGGGGTGATATGTGTCCTCGTGGCGGTAGCTTTGCCCCTGTGGAGCAGGATCATTACCCGGGAGCGGGAGGAAGAGCTTATCTTCCGGGGAGAGGCGTATAGGAAGGCGATAGTCCGCTTTTGGCGGAAGAATGGGAGGTTACCCTTCACCCTCGATGAGCTTGTATCCTCTAAAGCACTCCGTCGCCTTTATCCCGACCCGATGACCAAGGATGGGAAGTGGGATGTCATCTATTACACTCCCACCGGGCTGATCCGGGGAGCCGAGGATAAATCGCCATTACAGAGCAAAGGCATCATCGGAGTGGCGAGCAGATCGAAGAAGCGTTCGGTGCGGATATATAAGGGGAAGAATCACTACAACGAATGGATATTTATCGCTGCTGAAACTGGTCTTCCTACTATAAGGAAAAAGGGGAAGGCTCCTTTTCCCTCTCAGCTCTCTCCTAAGAAGAAGGAATAACCGATAAGTTTGTAGATGAGCCTTGCTGCGGTAAAGCTTGAAGAGGCGGTAGACTCTCCCCTTGGGTTTAATTCCACGAAGTCGAAGCCGACGATCCTTTTTCTTTCCGCTACCTTGCGGAGGAGGAGGAGGACCTCGTACCAGGAAAGCCCTCCAGGCTCAGGGGAAGAGACAGCTGGGATCACCCCAGGATCGAAGCAATCGGCATCTATGGTGATATAGACCTTATCCTTGAGGCTTTCTACCACTTCTTCCACCCAATCCTCTTTCCTTGCGCCCACTATATCCTTTGCCCAGAAGACCCTGGTGTTTAACTTGGGGAGTGCCTTCGCTTCTTCAGAGGAAAGGCTTCTTATCCCTACCTGAACCAGGGGACATAGCTCTACCACCCGACGCATCACCGAAGCGTGACTGAAGGGGGTATCGTAATACCTATCCCTGAGATCGGCGTGAGCATCGAGCTGGAGGACGGAGAGCTCAGCATATACCTCGTTATGGGCGCGGATCAGGGGGTAGGATATGGAATGTTCCCCGCCGAGTCCTACCACAAACTTCCCATCGGAAAGAAGCGTCTGCGCTCTTTTGTATACCGCCTCGATCATTGCCCTTGGACCCTCGGCTATCGGCTCCGCTTCAGGGAGGGTGTGGATACCGACATCAGCGGGAGTCTTCTCGAGCTCCTCATCGTAGAGCTCCATAAACCGGGAAGCTTCAATTATCTCCCTTGGAGCAAATCTTGAACCCGGAAGGTAGGATGAGGTGAATTCGTAGGGTATGGGAAAGATCACCACCCGGGAACGCTGATAATCGGAAAGCTCCCGAGGAAGGGCGGCGAAATTTCCCGGGAGAAAAGAGAGCTCAGCCATTATTGTAAACGACCTTCGTCTTCATTCCGAACTCGAATCTGGGGAAATTTCTCTTCTTCCTGTTTTCGGGATGGGCCGTTGCCAATGCGTGGGCGATGATGGGAAGAGCGATGGTTCCGTCACAGTAGACCGATACCTTGTCCGCGTCCTTAGCTATTTTTCCCCAGCTGACCGCTTCGGAGAAGGTGCAACCGGAGAGCCCTCCCCAATGGGGTGGGTCAGCTACTATCTGAACGGCGTATTTATGGCCCGGGGTTGGTCCATCGCCCATATAATTTGCGGTTACCTCGGTCTGTTGGATGAAGTTCTTCGGCGTGCCTCCGCCGATATAGATCACCCCTGTTTCCTTCGAATTCTTGGCTATCTCCGCCGTCTCCACCACATCCCTTATCACATCGAATACGACATCGAGCGTTCCCCGGAAGCGGTTTAGAGCGATCTCTATCCCGATTGAGGAATCACCGATGGCAGGGCAGTAGATGGGAACCCCCGCCTCGTATGCGGAACGAACAATCCCTTCCTCCACGCCTTTTTTCGCAAGGTACTCCCCAAGACGATAAAAATACTCTCTGGTGGTGATCGGTTTTCCCTGAGGAAGGGTGGCGCTGAAGGTTTTTATTTCTTCATCGGTAGCCAGGAATTCCTTCTCCCGGGCGAAGGTATCATAGATTCGGTCGATCCCCTCCTCCCGAAGGAGTTCATCGTCTACATTGGGTGAGCCGAGATAATGATATCGCCCCAAGGTCTCGTGGATGTCGTGGAAGAGATTGGCACCGGTTGAGACGAGACAATCTATAAATCTATTCTTTACCAGGAAGGATATAACCCGCCTCATCCCCGCAGGAACCATTGCCCCAGCCAAGCCGAAGAAGATAGTCGTCTCTCCGGAAAGCATCTTCTCCCAGACGCGAAAAGCAGTAGCTAAGTTTCTTCCCTGAAACGATATCTCCTCCATTCTCCTTAAGAGATCCGCTACATTAGCCCCCTCCTTCACCTCGATGGGATGGGTAGGAGTGAGCTTGAATCTTTCCTCCATTTCCTCCTCCTTCAGTCAGATGAAGATGCAGGCGGCGATTACCGTGGTCCAGAGGCCATTTTTGTCGCCCACCGCGGTTTGAGTTATACTTCTCGTACGAACCACTTTATCTGAGATGAGATAGATCTCCTTTTTTTCATCCCAGCTTTTGTCCGGATCGAAGGGGAGACCCAGGGTTGTTGCCAACATCTCTGCTGCTAACTCCTCGGCACAGTCGCTTGCCACCCTATCCTTCTCCCCGAAGCTATGGTGCTCTGATATGTAGCCGTAGAGGTTTTTGTTTTTAGGCCTCGCTAATCCTATGGAGGCAGCGACTAAACGATGGGGCTCGTTGGTGGAGTTCTCTGCCATCACACAATAAAGGATTTGTCCCGGTTTTAGGAGTTTTAATCCTTTTTCTTTGGAGATTAATTCACAGCCTGGTGGGAAGATGCTAGATACCTTAACAAGGTTGCAATGGGCGATACCCGCAGACCTCAGGGCAAGCTCGAAGGAGGTTAGCCTTTGGCGATGCCTGCCCACACCCTTGGTGAGAAAAGCCTTCTTCGGTATGTAACCGTTCATTTGATTTTAGCGGTAGCTCCTCACTCATAAAAGCCTTTCTTTAAGGTTAACTTGAGAGTAATAAAAGTAGCACAAGGAACGAGGAATGTCAATCCGTTTTTCCCCTTATTTTATAACGAAATCTATCCTCCCTGAAGCAGAGCTTTTACCCACTTTATCCTGCACCAGCACCTGGAGGGTGTAGTTCCCGGGTTGGAAATGGCGCAGTCGAAAACGGGTGAGCACGCTTCGGTTCCTCTGGGAAGATGAGGGGAGGAAATAGGCAGGTGCTTTGGAGTAAAACCTCCCATTCCGGAAAAATATGTAATCGATACGGCAGGATGTCTTCCCCGTTTTTTTGTTTAAACGAAGATTGTAGATCTCGTAGAATAGGTTTAATTCACCTCGAGAGTAGAAGATCCTTCGCAGATTGGGGACAATCCTATAGTTGGAAAGAGTAAATGGTTCGTTTCTCTCCCCTTCTTCTCTGAGCACCTTTATCTCCTTTGCCTCCCGGCTAAGGATGAGACTGCTTATGGCAAGTTTTCCGTTAGAAAAATCCGGTACACTTAATCCTTCTTCCGTCTGATATATCAATCGATTGGAAAGGCAGTCTTTTACTAAAAGAAGTATCTTATACCGCCCTGGTGGGAGAACGAGAGGGAATTGAACATAGAGGAGTTCATCCGTCAAATTGCGGAACCTCCTTAGTGAAAGCCCGTAGGAGATCTTTACCCCATCCTCTGCTTTGATCTTCCCCCTTTTATCTCTCACCAAAAGGCGAATATCGAGAGTGGCGTAATTCATCCTTCCCCTCAGTTTATAGAGAGAATCGCGGTAATAGACGCCAACAGTGATCGGGGCTAGAGAGAGTTTCCTTCTTAGTTGGAAGGTAGCCTTTTCAAGTAAGGGTTTTACCGATGATGGTTGATAAGGAGGAGAGAGAAGTTTGCCCAATGGCAGAGGGAAAGGCAAGGTCAACCGGCTTATGTGAATTTCGCTCGCAATCCTTCGTTCTTCGTAAACTCGGTTGATTAAGGATGGATTTATTACTCCTCTTCGCGGGTAATGAGTTAATTTTATGCCCCGCCATTTGCTTCCGATCGAAAGTAAATCCTCTGAAAAAGCATTTTTTAGTGAGAGGAGCCGTTTCTTTGTTATGGAAGGGAGGGTTAATGTTCCAGTGCCAGAGGGATCGAAAAAGCTAAAAGCGAGATGGTTGTATCCCCCAATTGTAGTCCGATAAATCCACACCTCTTTCGGAGCGTTAGACCCTGCTTTGGGGTTTTTCTCCACCTCACTCGGGGGACCAAGGAGGATATATACCAGACCTTTATCCGTTTTCCATCCAGGAAGTCCCTTCCTACTGAAATAGCGGTTGGCGAAGGATATCCTTTTTTCTACTTCCAGTTTAAACTCGTTTATCGCCGTGGTTAGATCGGGGTCGTGAAGCCACCAGAATTCTTTGAGGAATCGGTCCCTTTCTGTCTTTAGAGTGAGGGAGGAGAATATCTTCTGCTCCGTTTCGGTAAAGAAATAGAAAGCAGGGTGAGAAGGGAACTTCTTTATCCTCTTTCCCTGAGAAAGAAGGGGAAAGATAATAAAAGGAGCAATAACAATGAATAAAACCCTTTTCCACATTGGATCTTCCGCCTGCTCCCGTTATAACAGAAGAGAGAGAAGCTAACTGTAATATAGAAAACAATTTCAATATTATTATGCCATTAATTATACACTGAAACACTCCTTAAGGGAAGAAGGAAGGGAGTTAATCCGATATCAAGGGCTTAAAAAGAAGAAATGCGATATTTTCTGATCATTTTCTTCTAACGGCTGTAGCGGAACCAGCGGATTACCTCAACTAAACTTGGTCTCTTCCCGTACATCAATATCCCCACCCGGAATATCTTGGCTACCAGCTTTATCATAAGGAAGATGGTAGCTATCAGGAGCCCGATGGAAAGAAGCACCTGCCAGAGCGGAGGCATCACCGTGCTTACCCTCATAAACATAACCATAGGGGAGAAAAAGGGAATGATGGAAAGGGCGACGGTTGTTGGGGTGCTTGGGTTCTGGATTAAGAAGGGAGCGATTATCATCGGGACTATGAGAAAGCCGATGACGAGGGACTGAAGCTGCTGCGCATCCTCCATCGTTCGGCAGAGGGCGCCTATCCCGGCATACAGTGTGGCAAAGAGGAAGTAGCCCAGGATGAAGAAGATGACGAAGAAAACGATGGTTGTCGCCGATATTAAGGCGGTGCCCGGTGCGATCAAACCAGCACCGAACTTGATGATGAGAAGCCCTGCAAGCCCCCAGACCAGATACTGGGTGAGCCCCACTGCCCCTACGCCGAGGACCTTCCCCATCATCAGCTGGTTGGGATTGACCGAGGAAAGGAGTATCTCCACCACCCGGTTCGATTTCTCTTCGATGATCCCTCGCATTATGGCGACCCCGTACATTAGTATGGTCATATAGAGGATCACCACGAAGATCATCGTCCCAACGTATTCACTGGCAAACGAGCTCTTCTTCTCCTTCCCCTTGGCTATCTTTATCGTCTTGAGGTCAACCCGGGCCATCAATTTCTTGATCTTCGCCGAGTCCAAGCCCTCCTTTTTCAACCTCTCTTCCGATACTATCTCGTTCAAGGCGGTGGCGATCCTTCTTATTTCGGCTATGTTGCTCACATTCCGGGCGTAGTATTCCGCTTTTCCCCGCTCTATTATGTCCGCAGGGATAATCATATAGGCATCGAGCCTTTTTTTATCTATGTCCTTGGCTAAAGATTTCTTCACTGAAGAAAGCTCCTCTGCCCTTGCCGGTACCAGGGAGAGTTGGTATTTCCTTTTCCCTCCTTTTATCTTCTCGTCAAGAGCCTTGTAAAGGGGCTGATAGATCTTCCCTGAAAGATCGACGACCGCTATCTTCCGTTCCTTTCCCACCGACATAGTGGTAAGGTATCCAGGAAGGATGATCAATCCCGCCATAAGGATGGGACCGAGAAGGGTACTTATGATGAAACTCTTTCTCCTCACCCGTTCGAAGTATTCTCGCCATATTATCTGAAGTGTCTTCTCCATCATCCCTCTCCTTTCACCTGGTCGATGAATATATCGGTTAGCGACGGCTCGACCAGCTCAAACCGGTTAATGGTGAGCCGAGAGACCGCTTCCTTAAGGATCGCATTGGGATCGGTTCCTTTTTTCAGGGTAAGCTCAACATAGTTCCCGTAATCGTTCACCTTCGCTACCCCGGGAAGCGATTTGAGAAATTCACCATTACCGGTAAAGGACATCACCACCGTATTCTTTCCGTAGCGTTTCTTTATCTCATGAAGGGGACCGTCGAGCACCTTTTTCCCCTTATTTATAAGGAAGATGTTATGACACATTCGTTCTACCTGCTCCATCTGATGGGTGGAGAAGATGACCGTAGCCCCTTCCCGATTGAGCTCCAGGATGATGTCTTTTAGCAGGTTGGTGTTTACCGGATCGAGGCCTGCAAATGGCTCGTCGAGTATTAGAAGCTCCGGCCTGTTGATCACCGTGGCTACGAACTGAAGCTTCTGCTGCATTCCCTTCGAGAGCTCTTCCACCTTCTTCTCCTTGTAATCGCTAAGCTCCACTCGATAAAGCCAGTAGTCCACCGCCTCTTTCGCCTCTTTGGAGGGAAGAGATTTCAGCCGGGCGAGATAGTAGAGGAGTTCTCCTATCTTCATCTTGGTGTAGAGACCTCTTTCCTCGGGAAGGTAGCCGATGCGATCCTTTATCCGGTCGGTTAGTGGTTCGCCGAAGACCAATATCTCCCCAGAATCGGGCGCGATGATGTCCAATGCCATCCTGATGGTGGTGGTCTTCCCTGCCCCATTCGGTCCCAAGAAACCGTAGATGGAGCCCTCTTCCACCGTTAGGGAGACCCGATCCACGGCGAGGAATTGGTCGTAGCTCTTTGATACCTCTCTTATCTCCAAGACTGTCATCTGCCACCTCGCTTTTCTTTCAACCCATCCCTCTTCTCATAAATCATATACGCTGATTTTTATACTTTGTTCAAGAAATTTTACACCTTTGGTTAAAAACAGTAAAGGGAGCGTATTGAAGACTTCGGGGTCAAGAAGATCCGAAGTCAAGGGTGGGGGCGTCGATGCCGAAGTGACGATAGGCTAACGGGGTGGCTTTCCTTCCCCTCGGAGTGCGATCGAGGAACCCTATCTGGAGGAGGAACGGTTCGTGGATGTCCTCGATGGCATCTTTCTCCTCGCCGATCGCCGCCGCCAAGGTGTTCAGTCCCACTGGTCCCCCGTTGAACTTCTTTATTATGGTCAGGAGTATCCTCCTATCTATCTCATCGAAGCCGTAGCTATCCACCTGGAGTAGCTCAAGGGAGGAAAGTGCCACCTTATGGGTTATCCTTCCCTCCGCCCTTACCTGGGCGTAATCCCTTATCCTCCTTAAGAGGCGATTGGCTATCCTCGGGGTACCCCGAGACCTTCTGGCTATCTCCCCTATCGCCTTTTCCTCTATCTCTACCTTAAGTAGCCTTGCCGAACGGCGGATGATGGCGGATAGCTCCTCCGGGGTATAGAAGTCAAGCCGATGGACGATGCCGAACCTTCCCCTTAAGGGCGAGGTGAGAAGCCCGGTCCTGGTGGTTGCCCCGACCAGGGTGAATCGGGGAAGGGTTAGTTTCACCGTGCGGGCGCTTGGTCCCTGCCCGATGACCAGATCGAGCCGATATTCCTCCATCGCCGGGTAGAGGATCTCCTCGATGACCCGGCTTAGGCGGTGAATCTCATCGATGAAGAGGACCTCGTGCTCGGAGAGGTTGGTGAGAATGGCGGCTAAATCTCCCTGTCGTTCGATGGCGGGTCCAGAGGTCGCCCTTATCCCCACCCCGAGTTCGTTGGCGATGATGTGCGCCAGGGTGGTTTTGCCCAGCCCCGGAGGACCGGATATCAGCACATGGTCGAGCGGTTCCCCCCTTTTTTTCGCCGCCTCGATCGCTACCTTGAGGTTTTCCTTTATCCTCTCCTGCCCCACGAACTCGGAGAGGCTCTTCGGACGGAGGGTGGTCTCGAAGCTTTTATCGTCGCCGATCGGCTCTACCGAGGTAACCTCCTCTTCCCTTTCTTCCCTTTTTTCATCCTCGGTCATATTCTTCCCCTCCCGAGTACCCTTAACGCCTCCCGAAGCAGAGCCTCAAGGGGAGCATCCCCTCCATATTTCTTTAACGCCGCCTCAGCCGCCTCAGCTGCTTCCCCCCGCCGGTAGCCGAGGTTTATCAAGGCAGAGACTATCTCCCCTTTGGTTTTGGCATAGGGAATGCTCATTGTGCTGACACCCACCTCTTTCTCCACCAGGTCCCGCATCTTGTCCTTGAGCTCGAGGAGGACTCGTTCCGCCGTCTTCCTCCCGATCCCGGGTATGGCAGATAAGCGGAACACATCTTGATCTCGAACCGCAGAAAGTAGCTCAGGGACAGGAACACCGGAGAGGATGATGAGAGCCACTCGAGGACCAACTCCGGAGATGCTGAGCAGACGGGAGAATACCTCCCGCTCCACCTCGGTGAGGAAACCGTAAAGGGAGAGTTCATCCTCGCGGACATAGGTGTAGATATGAAGCGCTACCTTTCCTCCCTCCTCCGGCAGTTCGTAGAAGGTAGAAAGGGGAATGCGGACCTCATAACCCACCCCTCCTACATCGAGGATGAGCTGGTTCGGCTCCTTCTTGGCGATGGTTCCGGAAAGACGGGCGATCATAGCCTTTCCCCCTCGATGAGCCGTTTCAGACGGAGGGAGTGGGCATGGCAGATAGCGAGGGCTAAGGCATCGGTGGCATCGGGTGAGGAGGGCGGAGGATCGATCGATAAGAGAGCGCTTACCATCTGCTTCACCTGGTCTTTCCCCGCCCTTCCATAGCCCACCACCGCGCTTTTCACCTCGAGTGGGCTATATTCGAATAGAGGAACCCCTGAGCTCGCAACGGCAAAAAGGATTCCTCCCCTTACCTGGCCAAGTTTTATCGCCGTTTTCGCGTTTTTGGCGTAGAAGAGATCCTCAAGTGCCACCGCCTCCGGCTGATATTTTGATATTAGTTCCTCTATCTTTCTTGTTATCAGGAGGATTTTCTCGGGAAAGGAGGCTTTTGCCGGAGGGACGATCGCCCCACAGGTGATAAAGGCAAGCTCCTCCCCTACCAAATCCACAATGCCATAGCCGGTCTTGAGGGAGCCGGGGTCTATACCCAATATCCGCAACTTATCACCGCCTCACAATCAACTTGGCAGATCCGCCTCATCTATATCGAAATTCGCCCACACCTTTTGGACATCATCGAGCTCCTCAAGCCCCTCGAGGAGGCTGAGGAGCTGGCGTACCTTGCTTCCCGTTACCTTCACCGTATTTTTGGGTAGCATCGCAACTTCGGCAACCGCCACCTCCACGCCATTTGTCCGGAGTGCTTCTGCCACCTGATCCAGGCTTTCAGGCGGGGTGATTATCTCATAGTTCGAGGCGTCGTCCCGCATATCTTCCGCCCCTGCTTCGAGGACTATCTCCATAAGTTTGTCCTCGC
This sequence is a window from Acidobacteriota bacterium. Protein-coding genes within it:
- the speB gene encoding agmatinase — encoded protein: MAELSFLPGNFAALPRELSDYQRSRVVIFPIPYEFTSSYLPGSRFAPREIIEASRFMELYDEELEKTPADVGIHTLPEAEPIAEGPRAMIEAVYKRAQTLLSDGKFVVGLGGEHSISYPLIRAHNEVYAELSVLQLDAHADLRDRYYDTPFSHASVMRRVVELCPLVQVGIRSLSSEEAKALPKLNTRVFWAKDIVGARKEDWVEEVVESLKDKVYITIDADCFDPGVIPAVSSPEPGGLSWYEVLLLLRKVAERKRIVGFDFVELNPRGESTASSSFTAARLIYKLIGYSFFLGES
- a CDS encoding GWxTD domain-containing protein, which gives rise to MWKRVLFIVIAPFIIFPLLSQGKRIKKFPSHPAFYFFTETEQKIFSSLTLKTERDRFLKEFWWLHDPDLTTAINEFKLEVEKRISFANRYFSRKGLPGWKTDKGLVYILLGPPSEVEKNPKAGSNAPKEVWIYRTTIGGYNHLAFSFFDPSGTGTLTLPSITKKRLLSLKNAFSEDLLSIGSKWRGIKLTHYPRRGVINPSLINRVYEERRIASEIHISRLTLPFPLPLGKLLSPPYQPSSVKPLLEKATFQLRRKLSLAPITVGVYYRDSLYKLRGRMNYATLDIRLLVRDKRGKIKAEDGVKISYGLSLRRFRNLTDELLYVQFPLVLPPGRYKILLLVKDCLSNRLIYQTEEGLSVPDFSNGKLAISSLILSREAKEIKVLREEGERNEPFTLSNYRIVPNLRRIFYSRGELNLFYEIYNLRLNKKTGKTSCRIDYIFFRNGRFYSKAPAYFLPSSSQRNRSVLTRFRLRHFQPGNYTLQVLVQDKVGKSSASGRIDFVIK
- a CDS encoding deoxyhypusine synthase, giving the protein MEERFKLTPTHPIEVKEGANVADLLRRMEEISFQGRNLATAFRVWEKMLSGETTIFFGLAGAMVPAGMRRVISFLVKNRFIDCLVSTGANLFHDIHETLGRYHYLGSPNVDDELLREEGIDRIYDTFAREKEFLATDEEIKTFSATLPQGKPITTREYFYRLGEYLAKKGVEEGIVRSAYEAGVPIYCPAIGDSSIGIEIALNRFRGTLDVVFDVIRDVVETAEIAKNSKETGVIYIGGGTPKNFIQQTEVTANYMGDGPTPGHKYAVQIVADPPHWGGLSGCTFSEAVSWGKIAKDADKVSVYCDGTIALPIIAHALATAHPENRKKRNFPRFEFGMKTKVVYNNG
- a CDS encoding type II secretion system protein: MEKEKGYTLAALMVIVGVICVLVAVALPLWSRIITREREEELIFRGEAYRKAIVRFWRKNGRLPFTLDELVSSKALRRLYPDPMTKDGKWDVIYYTPTGLIRGAEDKSPLQSKGIIGVASRSKKRSVRIYKGKNHYNEWIFIAAETGLPTIRKKGKAPFPSQLSPKKKE
- a CDS encoding DUF4910 domain-containing protein; amino-acid sequence: MKRVSLLSAFLLILLPFSLIGFQGKLIEGELWKKIAEEYSGELAKYHVLNISLYHRIRGGGPEYDAAVNYVVARAKEYGLEEVKVEYFLADGYKTYLRWRSPVGWRVKGAEFRMVKPYEKLLCRFSDIAVSLMPYSNKADVTAELIDVGRGTSPSDYEGKDVKGKIVLATGPGGTVHREAVIRRGAVGVVCAPSGREDRLTFPDLFEMHRLMPKGEERAKAGFGFALSEREAREIRRLLASGKRVVLHAKVDAELFDGKMPVVTGIIKGRELPDKEVIVIGHLDHYRPGANDNASGSASMLEVARTLIALINRGEIERPRRTIRFLWVPEYHGTMAYLAKHPEFGKKGIAGLNLDMVGEDLGKTGSILVLTETPFSAPSYVNDVVAYAFSLADATSLFSPRGSRLPMNYRISEYYGGSDHEPLSDPTIGVPTVMLGHARDPFHHSSMDTVEMVDPTELKRVGAASTLSAYFIANAGDTEALALAHYISEQGAARLAKATGEAITELFTAGRKKPSPEELARIYHQLVNRIEFRGMKEEETIKSASTLTCSERARMMVEKIIPTFHLWVGWQKERLDTAYRTVCVLNNIKTARYTSTKEEKEAKRIIPVRLFRGPLPYYFLEENLPPEEYRFYREYRMKDGKMSAKMYEILNFINGKRSLLFIRNAVSAEFGETDISFVKRFLTDLAKLKLVKLKTK
- a CDS encoding ABC transporter permease, which produces MMEKTLQIIWREYFERVRRKSFIISTLLGPILMAGLIILPGYLTTMSVGKERKIAVVDLSGKIYQPLYKALDEKIKGGKRKYQLSLVPARAEELSSVKKSLAKDIDKKRLDAYMIIPADIIERGKAEYYARNVSNIAEIRRIATALNEIVSEERLKKEGLDSAKIKKLMARVDLKTIKIAKGKEKKSSFASEYVGTMIFVVILYMTILMYGVAIMRGIIEEKSNRVVEILLSSVNPNQLMMGKVLGVGAVGLTQYLVWGLAGLLIIKFGAGLIAPGTALISATTIVFFVIFFILGYFLFATLYAGIGALCRTMEDAQQLQSLVIGFLIVPMIIAPFLIQNPSTPTTVALSIIPFFSPMVMFMRVSTVMPPLWQVLLSIGLLIATIFLMIKLVAKIFRVGILMYGKRPSLVEVIRWFRYSR
- a CDS encoding arginine decarboxylase, pyruvoyl-dependent, which gives rise to MNGYIPKKAFLTKGVGRHRQRLTSFELALRSAGIAHCNLVKVSSIFPPGCELISKEKGLKLLKPGQILYCVMAENSTNEPHRLVAASIGLARPKNKNLYGYISEHHSFGEKDRVASDCAEELAAEMLATTLGLPFDPDKSWDEKKEIYLISDKVVRTRSITQTAVGDKNGLWTTVIAACIFI
- a CDS encoding ATP-binding cassette domain-containing protein — translated: MTVLEIREVSKSYDQFLAVDRVSLTVEEGSIYGFLGPNGAGKTTTIRMALDIIAPDSGEILVFGEPLTDRIKDRIGYLPEERGLYTKMKIGELLYYLARLKSLPSKEAKEAVDYWLYRVELSDYKEKKVEELSKGMQQKLQFVATVINRPELLILDEPFAGLDPVNTNLLKDIILELNREGATVIFSTHQMEQVERMCHNIFLINKGKKVLDGPLHEIKKRYGKNTVVMSFTGNGEFLKSLPGVAKVNDYGNYVELTLKKGTDPNAILKEAVSRLTINRFELVEPSLTDIFIDQVKGEG
- the ruvB gene encoding Holliday junction branch migration DNA helicase RuvB yields the protein MTEDEKREEREEEVTSVEPIGDDKSFETTLRPKSLSEFVGQERIKENLKVAIEAAKKRGEPLDHVLISGPPGLGKTTLAHIIANELGVGIRATSGPAIERQGDLAAILTNLSEHEVLFIDEIHRLSRVIEEILYPAMEEYRLDLVIGQGPSARTVKLTLPRFTLVGATTRTGLLTSPLRGRFGIVHRLDFYTPEELSAIIRRSARLLKVEIEEKAIGEIARRSRGTPRIANRLLRRIRDYAQVRAEGRITHKVALSSLELLQVDSYGFDEIDRRILLTIIKKFNGGPVGLNTLAAAIGEEKDAIEDIHEPFLLQIGFLDRTPRGRKATPLAYRHFGIDAPTLDFGSS